One part of the Defluviitalea raffinosedens genome encodes these proteins:
- the rplT gene encoding 50S ribosomal protein L20, with translation MARVKGGLNAKKRHKRILKLAKGYRGAKSKQYRTAKQAVMKSLNYAYIGRKQRKRDFRKLWITRINAAARINGLSYSKFMNGLKLAGVNINRKVLADMAVNDEKGFAQLVEMAKANVK, from the coding sequence ATGGCAAGAGTTAAAGGCGGATTAAATGCTAAGAAGAGACATAAAAGAATTTTGAAATTAGCTAAAGGATATAGAGGTGCAAAATCTAAACAATACAGAACTGCTAAACAAGCAGTTATGAAATCTTTAAACTATGCTTATATTGGAAGAAAACAAAGAAAAAGAGATTTCCGTAAATTATGGATTACAAGAATTAATGCAGCTGCTAGAATTAACGGTCTTTCCTACAGCAAATTTATGAATGGTTTAAAATTGGCTGGAGTTAATATCAATAGAAAAGTTTTGGCTGATATGGCTGTTAATGACGAAAAAGGTTTTGCTCAATTAGTAGAAATGGCAAAAGCTAATGTTAAATAA
- the rpmI gene encoding 50S ribosomal protein L35: MPKLKTHRGAAKRFKVTGTGKLKRAKANKSHILTKKTTKRKRNLRHAGIVDATNEKQMKKLLPYR; encoded by the coding sequence ATGCCTAAATTGAAAACACATAGAGGAGCAGCAAAACGCTTTAAAGTTACAGGAACAGGTAAATTAAAAAGAGCAAAAGCTAATAAAAGTCATATTTTAACTAAAAAGACTACAAAGAGAAAAAGAAACCTCAGACATGCAGGTATAGTTGACGCTACAAACGAAAAGCAAATGAAAAAATTATTACCATATCGATAA